The following coding sequences are from one Zalophus californianus isolate mZalCal1 chromosome 5, mZalCal1.pri.v2, whole genome shotgun sequence window:
- the LOC113928378 gene encoding PIN2/TERF1-interacting telomerase inhibitor 1-like, whose amino-acid sequence MSMQAERQWMQKWTVDPRNTAWSNDDSKFGQRMLEKMGWSKGKGLGAQEQGATDHIKVQIKNNHLGLGATINNEDNWIAHQDDFNQLLAELNACHGQETTDSSDNKEKKTFSLEEKSKISKNCVHYMKFTKGKDLSSWSKRDHNDQCLHHRGVLCQVDGGAKE is encoded by the exons ATGTCGATGCAGGCTGAGCGGCAGTGGATGCAGAAGTGGACTGTGGATCCAAGAAACACTGCGTGGAGCAATGACGATTCCAAGTTTGGCCAGAGGATGCTAGAGAAGATGGGGTGGTCTAAAGGAAAGGGTTTAGGGGCTCAGGAGCAAGGAGCCACAGATCATATTAaagttcaaattaaaaataaccacCTAGGACTTGGAGCTACGATCAATAATGAAGATAACTGGATTGCTCATCAGGATGATTTTAACCAGCTTCTGGCTGAGTTGAACGCTTGCCATGGGCAGGAAACAACAGACTCCTcagacaacaaagaaaagaagacttTCAGCCTTGAAGAAAAGTCTAAAATCTCCAAAAACTGTGTTCACTATATGAAATTCACAAAAGGGAAGGATCTATCATCTTGGAGCAAAAGAGATC ACAATGACCAGTGCCTTCACCATCGAGGAGTACTTTGCCAAGTGGATGGTGGAGCTAAAGAATAA